A window of the Pseudoalteromonas sp. A25 genome harbors these coding sequences:
- a CDS encoding substrate-binding periplasmic protein, whose amino-acid sequence MPLSLLAERTRLHIYTEHFAPYTIVEPDGTLAGSAVTTVKNALELAGFEPIIEIVPWARAYEMTLTQPNTILFSMAKTPERAPLFHWLFKLTTLNYDFYTLDKPSLQLTSMEQALLYTTVAIRGSYEESKLTNLGFEVGKNLVLVADMASAWQMLDKGRVDTIFASHIPTQKTDKARAHLYKRQSAINDTHELFVVASLKTSKNVIISLKNAFNLQGTNSE is encoded by the coding sequence ATGCCATTGAGCTTGCTGGCTGAACGTACTCGACTGCATATTTACACAGAGCACTTTGCACCATATACGATAGTTGAACCCGATGGCACACTTGCTGGTAGCGCTGTTACCACTGTAAAAAATGCGCTGGAGCTAGCTGGCTTTGAACCTATTATTGAAATCGTGCCATGGGCGCGCGCATATGAAATGACCTTGACTCAGCCCAACACCATTTTGTTTTCAATGGCAAAAACACCAGAACGAGCACCCCTATTTCATTGGTTATTTAAATTAACTACGTTGAATTATGACTTTTATACGCTCGATAAACCGAGTTTACAATTGACGAGCATGGAGCAAGCACTTTTGTATACCACGGTAGCCATTAGAGGCAGCTATGAAGAAAGCAAACTCACGAACTTAGGGTTTGAAGTTGGCAAAAATTTGGTGTTGGTGGCTGATATGGCGAGCGCTTGGCAAATGCTTGATAAGGGCAGGGTAGACACAATATTTGCCTCACATATTCCCACTCAAAAAACGGATAAAGCGCGTGCTCATTTATACAAAAGACAATCTGCTATAAATGATACTCATGAATTGTTTGTGGTTGCGAGTTTAAAGACATCTAAAAACGTCATCATTTCCCTTAAAAATGCATTTAACTTGCAAGGTACGAATAGTGAATAA